A single window of Xylocopilactobacillus apicola DNA harbors:
- a CDS encoding bacteriocin-associated integral membrane family protein, which translates to MKKIFIFISTFIVAAFFLWELTESPERFTSRLNTGVLVDKGMKPVNKELTDQSLSDFAKKHHSLVAKSIVHPTKTKEVYVYAKYGEGNLTKGLQEATKVEQKNSPALANYRIISGSLSEKKLADHFKSLGYDAKIFPKQSVLIVVISFLFSNTIMLSLIMFVLAFTALTIILRIKDLRSAGIRLISGQKLGTIMFESVKTDVLTVLAAFAISFGLSVAVLLAKGQLQLKGWKLILGVLLFYDGILLLISLILSLIYLLGLQRKDLMSIIKGKLPIGRLLGVMLFCQFLAVVLVGYGVNNVPIYYAELQEENRAAGKWQQQKNRVNGIHQGVGAGGYDDKSNEVDATNWYQLANEAIYQQNAIMVHHNFTNYSSMNTEEAKKASEHYDPEGNTLIVTPNYLTEQQVKLDSKMQDKMLHLEPGEFGLILPEKLKSEQLKYQQMYEKDISQRALGKAKTTAVIAYTADGEKRFNYNNNSALPDQFVKDPIIVVMTPRSTGDSIYAKTFWRKEAQESIFFPSYERTMKLLYKYQVARDVLEVSNSEQLYYKEVRFFRNQTISFIASSILGIITAALLFNSMNLLYFEEFRRSILIKRIAGMQFSELHRKYLLIQLAVLLTGVGLDLILTRNLWTSLVTFGLFGASLLITLGVQIKKEDQFTVAVLKGM; encoded by the coding sequence ATGAAAAAAATATTTATCTTCATTTCCACCTTTATTGTCGCCGCTTTCTTCCTCTGGGAGCTTACAGAAAGCCCAGAAAGGTTCACATCACGTCTAAATACTGGCGTTTTAGTTGACAAAGGGATGAAGCCCGTCAATAAGGAGTTGACCGATCAGTCTTTAAGTGATTTTGCCAAAAAACATCACAGTTTGGTTGCAAAAAGTATTGTTCATCCAACGAAGACTAAAGAAGTTTATGTCTATGCAAAATACGGGGAAGGTAATCTTACCAAAGGTTTGCAGGAAGCCACAAAAGTTGAACAAAAGAATAGTCCAGCTCTTGCCAACTACCGCATTATTTCGGGTTCGCTCAGTGAAAAAAAGCTTGCCGATCATTTTAAAAGCTTGGGTTACGACGCGAAAATTTTCCCTAAACAATCTGTTTTGATAGTTGTGATAAGTTTCTTGTTCAGTAATACAATCATGCTTTCGTTGATCATGTTCGTGCTCGCTTTTACAGCGCTGACGATAATTTTGCGCATTAAAGATTTGCGCTCAGCCGGGATTCGTCTAATTTCTGGTCAGAAATTGGGAACGATTATGTTTGAAAGTGTGAAAACCGACGTTTTGACAGTGCTAGCAGCTTTTGCAATTAGTTTTGGTCTGAGCGTGGCAGTGCTTTTGGCAAAAGGTCAGCTTCAATTAAAAGGCTGGAAACTTATTCTAGGAGTTTTGCTATTTTATGATGGGATCCTGCTTTTAATCTCGCTAATTCTTAGTTTGATTTATCTGCTTGGCTTGCAAAGAAAAGATTTGATGTCGATTATTAAAGGGAAATTGCCGATCGGTCGCTTGCTGGGAGTTATGCTCTTTTGCCAATTTCTAGCTGTCGTACTTGTTGGTTACGGAGTTAATAATGTTCCGATTTATTACGCCGAATTACAAGAAGAGAATCGGGCTGCTGGGAAGTGGCAGCAACAGAAAAATCGAGTCAATGGGATCCATCAAGGCGTTGGCGCTGGAGGATACGATGATAAGAGTAACGAGGTTGACGCCACCAATTGGTATCAATTAGCTAACGAAGCCATCTATCAGCAAAATGCGATTATGGTGCACCATAATTTTACTAATTATTCGAGCATGAATACGGAGGAAGCCAAAAAAGCCAGTGAGCATTACGATCCAGAGGGTAATACCTTAATTGTGACGCCGAATTATTTGACTGAACAGCAAGTGAAGCTGGATTCAAAGATGCAAGACAAAATGCTTCATTTAGAACCAGGTGAGTTTGGCTTGATTTTGCCAGAGAAATTAAAATCGGAGCAGTTGAAATATCAGCAGATGTATGAGAAGGATATTTCTCAAAGAGCTTTGGGCAAGGCTAAAACAACTGCAGTGATTGCTTACACCGCTGACGGCGAGAAGCGCTTTAATTACAATAATAATTCTGCTTTACCCGACCAATTTGTCAAAGATCCAATTATTGTGGTCATGACTCCACGTTCAACGGGCGATAGCATTTACGCCAAAACATTTTGGCGCAAAGAAGCACAAGAGTCAATTTTCTTCCCGAGTTATGAGCGAACAATGAAGTTATTGTATAAGTACCAGGTTGCGCGCGACGTTTTGGAAGTGAGTAATTCTGAGCAATTGTATTATAAAGAGGTTCGATTTTTCCGTAATCAGACAATTTCTTTTATCGCCAGTTCGATTTTGGGGATAATTACGGCAGCACTTTTGTTTAATTCAATGAATTTGCTTTATTTTGAGGAATTTCGAAGAAGCATTTTAATTAAACGAATTGCGGGAATGCAATTTTCTGAACTGCACCGAAAGTATTTGTTAATCCAGCTGGCAGTTCTCTTAACAGGAGTTGGACTTGATCTGATATTGACGAGAAATCTGTGGACAAGCTTAGTCACGTTTGGCCTCTTTGGAGCAAGTTTGTTAATTACTCTTGGAGTTCAAATCAAAAAAGAAGACCAATTTACGGTCGCCGTCTTGAAAGGAATGTAA